The genomic stretch TGTATGGTACACGTTACAGGCCATTGTGGCACTATGTATGATACATCTTACAGGCCATTGTGGCCCTATGTATGATACACCTTACAGGCCATTGTGGCCCTATGTATGATACACGCTACAGACCAGTGTGAGTTTGcgtgttgtgaggtgttgtgtgtgagatgaaGATGATGTAGGTTTGTGGACTGAACGTTGAACAGTGAGCGAGAGTGTACGTTCGTACGGTGTTCAACTCCATCTACAGGACCTTATCCTGATttcctggtgcgtgtgtgtgtgtgtggatgttacaggGGTTGGGTACAGTGTGTAGTGTTGGCCACAGACTTGATCTAAGGGTGACATGCTCTGACAGACTGAACCTGACCTGAAATGAACTTTGCAACCGGccgtctgacctctgacctgagctGGTGTGTCATTTCTGAAGTTGAAGTGtcatttgacctctgacctgcgcTGGTGTCAATTCTGCAGTGCCATTTGACCTCTGACCAGAGATGGGGTGTCACTTCTGGGCATTTcatcgtatgtatgtatgtatcttcatccatcttctccccttcccccctctgacCTTTCCCATCCTACTCTCTCTTCTCCATAAACACAGCAACATCCAGGCAATTACACTACGTAAATGCGCTGTGAAGTTGCAGCAGTGAACAGCATAATTGCCTCGTAACTGGGAAACATTTAGCACCGAACACCAACCATGGGTAATAAAAATGGAAGCCCGtcggtgtggaaggagagagagagagagagaagtgcccaGGTTATCCGTCCAAAGCTTTTGCCTGTTCTCATTGGGTGAGGTGAGGATAGAAGATGGACCTCCCTCCTCCGgggcaccttcctctccctcctccgtggcaccttcctctccctcctccgtggcaccttcctctccctcctccgtggtaccttcctctccctcctccgtggcaccttcctctccctcctccgtggcaccttcctctccctcctccgtggcaccttcctctccctcctccgtggcaccttcctctccctcctccgtggcaccttcctctccctcctccgtggcaccttcctctccctcctccgtggcaccttcctctccctcctccgtggcaccttcctctccctcctccgtggcaccttcctctccctccgtcGGCATTTCAGCACCTGAAGCAGGTGCTTCAGTGGTGTCGTTTGAGCTCTTGTTGACACTCGACTGAGGCCTCGTTAGTCGCCTGATTCCATACTAACAGACGTTTGCCTTGATTTCCTCCACGATCAGGTTTCATCTTAGATCTCGATAGCTACTTGGCCTCTCCACTGTCCTCGTGTGTAAGGTCCTTATCTCTCATGCTGCGAGGCCATCCCTGTCTGTTCTCTTTCGTCTCATTGCAGTTCAAAAGGTTTGGTTCGAGTGTGTGAGGAAGCCTCTCGACTCACTAACACAGTGAGTTCGAGTTAAGGATGAACTTACACGAAAAAAAAACGCCTTtgttttaccttctttttttttaaacgcactACATTAAATGTCTCTAGCTTATTCACAGCCATCTCCACCTTCGCACAGGAACACGACGCTATTGTACGTGATCAACACTGTGTTCTTGAGCATATCCATCGCTCTGACCACCTCATCTTTCTATATACCTACCTCCTCTGtgacctgcttctcctcctcttgtcttcAAGTAACACTCAATCATCTTGACCAACTTCTAACACGTCATACCCGCCACACCAGCCTTAAAGATTCGCCGCCATGCGTCTTTCCGATCCTTTCTTCACATCACATATCCACCCCAGCGCCTTCACTCTTCAGGTCTGTTCTCCAGTGATGCCATAGAACATAAGATAACCCTCTTCTTGAACATAAGATGACTCTTATCAAATTGACCAAACGTGACCTGGGAAAAGACCTAAGGTTTCCCAGCAGCACAacagtgtttgaggacaagtACTTCATTATGCAAACATCTTCTCCACTCAGCACTTTAGTTTTTCCAACTATGTATCACTCTCAGTGGATGTCTAgttctttcctcctccctttgCTGTAGAGTTTAGTTTCCCGATTGTCACTCTCACTGATCGTCACTACCACCCAGTACCTTACAACTCCCATCTTCTTACTTCACAATTACGGTTTTCACAGCGTCATCTGTGGAATGGGAGTATTAACCCATCAGAGATGGTGGGTCAAAACACACTTAACCAGCTAACTTATCTCGTTCTATCTTTCGaccaattataaaaaaaaaaacgataataaATGAACTAGTTTTCAGTTATTTTTCACGTGGCTTCCATCAcgaaaataagataaaatgatCTTTTATCAGGTAACCTCATTACGGACCagtgggtcttctgttatctgtttgtCCCATATCCCTGTTTATCTACGGTCGCCGGAAAAAGGGAAACAGGCCGTGTGGACAAGGCAGTAATCAAGAGATAATCACCAGGCTTCAATATGCTCTTCACGAAACTGTATCCCATTAATAACATAGAAGACGACTTCCCTCTGTAATTAGGTCTCGCCTGGACTTAATAGCCCGTCATCGGTGACTGTAATTAATGCCATGTTAGCAGCTGGCTCTGTCATTACGGGCAAACTTCCCCAAGAGGGTGAGGGGGCCGCTAGACGACACTCCTCTGGGTTAGGTTAAACTTGTTGGTGGCAACAAGTGCGcttctggggaggaggagccagtcctccaccacccaccaggaATGGGGAAATGGAAGTCTCTTTGAGGGGTCTGGCTCAGCTGTGTGTTGGTTCGTCCCTTAGTGAAGGTCTTCTCTTTGGGGTTCTGGGTCTTGGCTGGCTGTGTTGTGGGTCTGGATGAAGGGTTGGCCGCTAgtgttgtggggtctggatgaaGGGTTGGTCGCTAgtgttgtggggtctggatgaaGGGTTGGTCGCTAgtgttgtggggtctggatgaaGGGTTGGTCGCTAgtgttgtggggtctggatgaaGGGTTGGTCGCTAgtgttgtggggtctggatgaaGGTTTGGTTACTAGTGTTGTGAATCTTGCTCAAAGGAGTTGTAAGCCAGTCTTATAAGCTGATTCACAAATATTATTATAGGCTTTTATAACCACTCACTGATCTTCGGGTTTCAGAGGAAGGTTTGAATTAATGGTGTTGTTTACCGTTGCCGCCCACGTCAGCAACATGTCAGCAAATTGAAGTCAGTTCAGCATTTTCTTTGAACGAAGGTGTTCTTGCCTTTCCGAAGAACGGGTCTGAAGTGACAGCACTGAAATCCCCGTACATAAACACCAACAGAGGGttgctggcctaatgaccttcctcataggtcgatggccgttaAACCCAGCAAACAACAAGGCCACAGCGATGGGATGAGAGGAGAACGGTGGTCAGCCAGGCTATGCAGTGTACACAGTTGGAGAGGTTTGAGagcgggtttgggtgggagggacgGGGTTTCATATACGAGATACAGAGTCAAGGTAATAGAGGGTTTATGAATCTTTGGACCAGATGGCTTCGAGGAGGACTCAAGCTCCACGAGATGAAGCTTCACGAGACGAAGCTCCACGAGATGAAGCTCCACGAGATGAAGCTCCACGAGATGAAACTCCACGAGACGAAGCTCCACGAGACGAATCTCCACGAGATAAAGCTCCACGAGATGAAGCTCCACGAGATGAAGCTCCACGAGATGAAGCTTCACGAGACTAAGCTTCACGAGACGAATCTCCACGAGATGAAGCTCCACGAGATGAAGCTCCACGAGATGAAGCTTCACGAGACGAATCTCCACGAGATAAAGCTTCACGAGACGAATCTCCACGAGATGAAGCTTCACGAGACTAAGCTTCACGAGACGAATCTCCACGAGATGAAGCTCCACGAGATGAAGCTCCACGAGATGAAGCTTCACGAGACGAATCTCCACGAGATGAAGCTCCACGAGACGAAGCTTCACGAGACGAAGCTTCACGAGACTAAGCTCCACGAGATGAAGCTTCACGAGACGAAGCTCCACGAGACGAAGCTCCACGAGATGAAGCTCCACGAGATGAAGCTCCACGAGATGAAGCAATAGATGGTCTCAAACTCGACTCTTGCAGCGAACACGATGGTTGTGATCATAGCAACCAATTTGATCGTGTACAGACGTAGCCTTGAACAGCTGGGTTTCAGAGAAATGATcaaggggaagaagagagatggATGTTCTACTATGGGAAGGTTAGGAGAAATATTTGCGAATGTTTCagaaatgaaaggagaaagaggtagGTGTGGGAGCTGTGGATAAggaagtgtgtggaggaacacacacacacacacacacacacatatgctaatGTTCCAGGGAATAAAACGTGATACATTTAACAATCCAACAACTTTATTCAGGTGACATGAAACTCTTGACAACTGTAACGAAACACCGAATCTTCCACAATTCTATGTCTGATTTTTCTCCAGAGGAGAAACACATACACTACAGATGACCATCAGTAATGAACCCGGCTTCACCCACTGCTTCATTGGTTCTTTGAATCACCTggcagaaggaggtggaggggtggatgatggtgacctcATATCTATAGACTGATGATAGGTGACTCATACGTGGGCGGGAATGGGTGAGCCGAGGGCCAGTGTTCCGTAGTGAGGCGAGAGGCAGACCGACCTAATCATACCCTGAAAAGGAGAAGTTTGAGTCAGACATGGTGAACCATTGACAATGTGACGGGAAGTTTGTGACGGGAAGTTTGTGACGGGAAGTGTGTGACGGGAAGTTAATATCGACAACGACTGCATCAGAAATTTGACGACACTGAAGGTTATGACAGATCTACTGGGGGTTTATACTGTGTAATCAATGCCTACCATCATACACATAGTATATATACAATACCTatgtccatctatccatctatctatctgtctatctaattatctggcagctgatgaggtggattgcctccacgaaacatgtcgtgccacatgtatagaaaaatgttaaataaaattgtatgaactacgaATGAAGTCCTCTACAATATGGCCCAGGGCAACAAGGCCCATCTTACGTTACCTGTACAATATGGCCCAGGGCAACAAGGCCCATCTTACGTTACCTGTACAATATGGCCCAGGGCAACAAGGCCCATCTTACGTTACCTGTACAATATGGCCCAGGGCAACAAGGCCCATCTTACGTTACCTGTACAGTATGGCCCAGGGCAACAAGGCCCATCTTACGTTACCTGTACAATATGGCCCAGGGCAACAAGGCCCATCTTACGTTACCTGTACAATATGGCCCAGGGCAACAAGGCCCATCGTATGCCTTGCTGATGGAGGAGTCCTCACACTGGGCGCCCAGGAGGTAACAATCGTTGTTGTAAGTTACGCCATCAGTACCACACACGTAGTCAATGTGCTGAGGACAGAAGAAGTTGCAGTCGCCAGCTGTGAGGACGAGAGATAGGGATGAATACATTAGTCAAGaaatggttacacacacacacacacacacacacacacacacacacacacacacacacacacacacacacacacacacataaagatatCATCAGCCAAATCGTTATGAAAGAATGATCAAGACGACATAACACATGACGAAGACCAGAACACACGTTCCAGCTACCcagacaccccccacaccccctatccccccctcaccatgaaaccccctccccctcctttagcCGGAAGACACCCCTTACATAAACTTCGTGGACAGTGTCTGTTCTCAACACGGCTTTTACAGAGTGTGTGAATTTTCGACAAGCTATCTTAAGTCCTACTGAAGTGTGGTCACTCCTTCAGATATACATAGGGTGACGAGGGTCTTCCTGGGATCTGTCATGCCCATACTTGTGCATGGAATTGTGGGAGGGTCTGCTGAAGGGGCTGTTCTAATATACTCCGAGGCATGTGAGAGTGTAGCTAGGATTGCCTGGTATCAGCTCCCAACACTGGTGTGTGGGAAAACGGTGGGGGTTTGTTTGGTGGCGCGTCACCCTCCAAAGCACCACTGAGACTTTAGAATGAGAGCAGAACTGAAGTGGAGTATCATGAACGGGGAGAGGGAACACATAAACGAATCCTCTGGACTTGTACACTGCGAATAGTAGGAGACATGGGAAGACCACAGCCTTAATGGCACACATTCGTATTATCATCTACCACGTACAGAAGAGGAATAAGACCTGCAGGTCCTTCCTAGACATGACACCGTGATCAAACTTACGATAGTCGGTGGctgtaacagtagtagcagccaGCGCCACCACTAGGAGGACGGCCATCATGGGAACTGCTCGAGCCATGGCACAGGTGTTGGGTGGTTGCTGGACCAAAATCCTGGAAACAAAATTATTGGATATTGTTTAGCACTATGTGTCTTCCgctgttgtttctctctctctctctctctctctctctctctctctctctctctctctctctctctctctctctctctctctctctctctctctctctgtatatcttaCTAGCTATCAGACACTATACATCACTCACCACCTCCTGTGTACCACCAGGTCCTCCGTACATCACTCACCACCTCCTGTGTACCACCAGGTCCTCCGTACATCACTCACCACAGCAAGTGTACCACCAGACCCTCTGTTCATCATTCACCATAGCAAGTGTACCACAagggtggtggtaatagtagtttGCTGTTGACTGTCTAAAGTGACATTCAAGATTCCCCAGGCCTAAAGTACTTCCATGCTGGTTTAGACTTGCAAGAAGAAACCCCTCACCTTTGTCTAATCTCTGACAGTCACTGAAATCTGGCACGGGCGTTGAAAAAATGTGGTGAATTAGCGTAAGATACGCCACATAGGTAAGATTAAAGACGCATGGCACTGATGAAGTTGTACTTTAGGAAATTAGTTGACATCTCTCATACCAAAGAGTTGTGATAAATGGTCAAGCCGCAGGATAGGTAGACGTaagaagtggagtgccacaaggaccaGTTTTGGGTCCGTTTTTCTTATAAATatcaatgatattaataatgagctgcattgcaagatatcaacatTCGCTCATGATACAAAGCTGGAAAATAAACCTATGACTGAACCTAAAAGTCCACAGCTTCAAACCGACATAGACAAAATGATAAACTGGGCTTATAGATGgcaaatatatttcaatattcaTAAGTACAAAGTTCCAGTAGGAATTCTGCTACTGGAAAAAAACAACAATGAAGGAAAAAGACTTTGgtttaataatctctggtgaccaaaATCAAAtatgcagtgcacagaagcagcgaAAAAGAGCGAACaatattcttggattcataggtagaaaCCTTCGAATCTAATTACAAGGAAATCATCCTTAATTTGTACATTTCACTGGTTCGTCTACatcttgaatgttgtgttcagttttggtcacctttctTATAACTGACTTTAAGAGAATGAAGAGCTAAACAGATGATTCCCGGACAGAGAAACAAATCCCACGAGAGCTGATGAAACGACGTGAATCTCTTTGTCTCAGAAAAGAGAGGTtcaagagatgatctaatacgACTATTCGTCATGATCAAAGGCGATGATAACCCTTGTTCTACCAAGAGTTGATTCATCCGATTGTATTCTTGGTAACGGATGCAATCTTGTGgttaaacgttttacctcgaatgaggcgaggtaGTTTTTCTTCAACAAGACCGTTAATACCTGCGAGTGGTTGAGATCAGTACAATAGACACGTTTAGATAATAGATTTGATAAATCGCTTCAAGTCCAGGACTTGGTATCATTcacgcctccttagtcacattgacaatatACAGGTCGATCGTTCGTGATTACCTGTATGTCTTCTGGCTTTTAcgacactaatctgtgagtctcTGATCTATTCCAGTACCGTAGCTAACTTCGGGTTAGGCAGAACCACACACAGACGTGGCCCTGCACCAGTGTTTCAACCTTACGTCAGGTAACCGTAAGTAACGCCAGGTAAC from Panulirus ornatus isolate Po-2019 chromosome 30, ASM3632096v1, whole genome shotgun sequence encodes the following:
- the LOC139758492 gene encoding uncharacterized protein; its protein translation is MTTQAGVDGTCDGVYKEVKPRLAISRFAAALSVSSNRILVQQPPNTCAMARAVPMMAVLLVVALAATTVTATDYPGDCNFFCPQHIDYVCGTDGVTYNNDCYLLGAQCEDSSISKAYDGPCCPGPYCTGYD